The sequence below is a genomic window from Mercenaria mercenaria strain notata chromosome 14, MADL_Memer_1, whole genome shotgun sequence.
tcattagcattaatttgataaataggaAAATGCCAAGTGTCTTGCCGTGAAAAGGTTATCTTGAAGGTCATGGTTTGCATGTCTATATATTAATGTAAAGGTAATATGACAAAGAGTAAAGTATTGTGAGTTTCAAAGACATCAattaagaaacaaattatttatttgatacgtttggagagagagagaggagagagagagagagagagagcaacaAAGATACTGCCCCCGATTTAACGGATATGGCGATAAAAACACAGGGTATATTATCAAAAAACAAGTACGAATCTGAATGGACGGAGTTGAACAGTCTGTTCCCGAGATATGTACCCAAATGTGTCCGTAGAAGGCATTTATATGTGTACGTCACATCCACCTTCAAATGAAACATTCTTGAAAAGATTTTTCCACTGAGATAATTTCTAGCcatatttaataaaacttcatatatcaaatgatcatatcactgcgtgcctctagcagcctagcaaccagttaagtcacccccaaaatgtcaaaagcacccccacataacataatgaaaacacctcccccacatagcatttcctttcaatcgcccggaattgttgaaaactggcgatttcacttgctaaagttctacaacagctttggaacttgtcaagcccggttccgccctacaagccgtttttcgaaacacacagGGATAGTTGGtttaatcattttcataaaatgcccccctacatagcagttgcattttttccgtcagaatacgccgttgcacttttcacaaaaactacgaaactcaggagcccaagctttatagccgagggtgtagtattcttatgagcgggcactcgtccttatttcgttaaaattggttaagtattaagacagtaataatgaaaaatgttacctgaatcgagagattccgccgccattttgcacccctgcatacccagggtatcgccaccgtgtttatagtcaatacgattcaaaagtagtacaactattttgtcacggataatggcttcactacccgattccccgcccgcttagctcagtaggtagagcgtcggtctacggatcgcggggtcgcaagttcgatcctcaagcggggcgtgtgttctccgtgactatttgataaacgacatggTGTCCGAAATCATtatgtcctccacctctgattcatgtggggaagttggcagttacttgcggagaacagatttgtactggtacagaatccaggaacactggttatgttaactgcccgccgttacataactgaaatactgttgaaaaacggcgttgaacccaaaacaaacaaacaaacaaaactacccgattccccttttctcagtaataacatttaacatgttattgttacaaataccgtgcgagagTAGGACCTTATAGATCTAATAACATTTGCTCGTTTGTAACTTAgcatgtatatgtatgtttgtgACAGTACCATCGCCTCCACCTTATATATGACATCAACCATTTTTTcgattaaattttgaattttatatttgcAGGTATTGTTACTATGAACACGTTTCCACCAGCACCAACACTACAAGACGTCAAGGCCAAAATCCCATTTATGTGTTTCCGGGTCGTGACCCGTGGACTGTACCCGGATCTAGTGAAGCGAAATGTAgaaagaaatattgaaacatGTTACAAAGTTGGACTAgacaattttaaatttgaagtagTGACAGATAATGTATTAAATCTTCCCAAATCGGCATTAGTGCGGGAACTGGTAGTACCAAATGAttacgttactaaaaataactcACTTTTTAAAGCACGTGCTCTTCAGTACTGTTGTGAGCCGTCTGTGAACATTCTGTCAAACGATGACTGGGTAGTACATCTTGACGAAGAGACGTTATTGACAGAATCATCTACTATTGGGCTGGCTAATTTTGCTAGCCAAAAACACGGAGACGTAGGACAAGGTGTTATCTCTTACGCTAATGAAGAAATCGTAAATTGGTGGACGACCCTCGCTGACAGCGTACGTGTCTCTGTAGATATGGGTATGATGAGGTTCAGCTTTAAGAAACTCGGGTGCCCATTAATGGGGTTTAAAGGCTCGTACATCATAGCTAAAGAGTCTGTTGAGAAAGACGTTGGCTTTGACTTTGGTCCAAAGGGAAGTGTTGCGGAGGATGTAATGTTTGCTTTAGTTGCTTGGAGTAGAGGGTACAAATTTAACTTCGTTGAGGGAGAAATGTGGGAAAAGAGCCCATTTACACTCGGGGATTACATCAAGCAGAGAAAACGATGGTTTGTCGGACATATGTACACCCTTCTCAGTGAAGAAATACCGTTCAAATGTAAAATTGGCATGATTCCAACTGATTTGGGTTGGTTTCTGTTAGttggaaacattttaaatttccCAGCATCCTTCGCATTTCCAATTCCACTTCCACTTGTGTTGAACGTAATAGCTGGCAGCATGGGAGGacttatcttatttttattcgTTTTTGGTTCAATTAAGTCATTTAGTTTAAGAAAATATGGACTTTTCAGGAAGACATTGTTAATTTTCGCCACCGTACCGGTTATACCACTGGCCGCGTGTTTAGATGCGGCAGCTTCCGTTTACGGGTTTTATACAAGAAATTCAGGTGGTTTTCACATCGTCAAAAAGGAAACCAGTCAACTCAGTCAGAAAAGTGAACCGGGAAAGACTGTTGACAATGTTGTGTAGGGTATTTATTGATGTACAGTTTTCTTTAACATACTGTTAATTGTACAAGTTGTTTGGGCATTTAGCGTGGAAGTTTCTCAAAGAAAAAGAACAGACGAACTTGTCCATTTCTTAAACGTGTTATGAACACAAAGGATCGTTAATTTAGTTTCGAGCTTTTATGAGGGTATGGTTGGCATTGTAAAAAAGCTTGCCTGTTATATCACATAAAGGCAAATATTTAAATATGCTATCATCAATTACAATCCAGATAGTGTAAGCAGGGTCAAACTAATTTCAAAGACCCCTTTAAATCAAGCGACTCTTGATGCTTCCCATGTTGAATAATTTCAATCAAACTGTCCTGTTTTacaaatgataaatgataataTAGTAGCCGAGGTCGTACTGGGAAAggtcttctaaaatattttgtgaattatCGACTGAAGCCAAGCTTCGCTAAGCGATGGAAATGAGATTGAGGCAAATCAATAAGAAGACTTTTTGGAAAAATAGAACGCGTCTCCcactcgcttagctcaatagggagagcgcagatctacggatcgcggggtcgtgacttcgagccctgggcgagacgtatgttctccgtgacgatttgataaaagacattgtgtctgaaatcattcgttctccacctctgattcatgcggggaagttggcagttacttgcggagaacatgtttgtactggtacagatccatggacactggttaggttaattgcccgccgttacataaatgaaatgctgttgaaaaacggcgtcaaGCCTAAAACAAGCAAGCAAACAAAGAACGCGTCACCCGTAAAGTCCACTGCCCTCAACACATCATGTTTATATTATCTGTGAGATCATTGAAAGCATAGTACGCAGCAagtcaaaataatagcagactcgattggTTAGAGGTAATGAAACATGCAACATCGCTCGTTACCCCCTCCACCCCTCTAGCTCCGGCTTAATTGGAACTCCATTATAATAGTAAAACCGAATTGACTCCATGAACCCAGCTTTTACTTTCCAACAAATGCGTTATTTTCAACACCCGGAATACCAGTGCACTGTAATCATGATCATAACGAAATACATTTGGTAAAATACATAGACCATGCAAATAGGagtaaatgttttacaatacaaaatataattatacttcCCAACAAATTAAACCTCCATCGAAAGTCTTTCCTACTTCTAAACAactgtttatttataaatttatgatTCACGATCATTCTAGTacgtattccaaaataaaaatttaatttgaaccgtgccatgagaaaaccaacatagtgggtatgcgaccagcacggatccagaccagcctgcgcatccgcgcagtctggtcaggctccatgctgttcgcttttaaagcctattggaattggggaaactattagcgaacagcatggatccggaccagactgcgcggatgcgcaggctcgtctggatccatgctggtcgcaaagccactatgttggttttcacatggcacggctcatttcaggGATGTAACCTACACTTAAAACGAGTCTTAAAGCAGAACGTTCCAAGGGCCTGCCATTAAAATTCACATCATTGTTTGACAATCGTTGTATGTTATATTATTTAAATGCTCCAGTTCTCTATAAAGTTttcatagaaagaaaaaaaaaagaaagaaaaaaaaagaacaacaaaaaaaccccagCTTTCTTTCATCTTTTAACAGTATATGCTGATCTGGTCGTTACAATTCAAATTAGCATTTCTGACTGTGTATGTATGTTTTGTACCTCTATTCATGTTTTCTAACAATACCTCTTGACTTCTacattgtttgttatattttcaaatgtacatgtatttttgtaatgtttattGCGGAGGATTAcccattaaatgtatttaaaatgttaaatacagcttaaaatgtatatagttGCCAACCGTTGGTTTTAGCTCGATTATTTGAAGAATATGAAGAGGTGTTGCTCtcacgtcggcgtcggcgtcttgaTTTGGTTAAGCTGTGTATGTAAGctgctggtatctcagtatccatgAAAgagaatggattaaaacttcccACATGTATacactgtgataatctgacatgcattgtGAAGGCTTCATAAGGCTGTTTTACATACCGTTATACCCCTTTTacgacttagattttttttggttaagttttgtatgcaaCCTGATATTccagtatccactaatggaaagggggaaacttcacatacttgttctcTGTGAAGATCTGACACGCAGtccacaagttccataactctctttttgcatatttacaaaattatgccaacTTTTAAACTTTACAGTGCTATGGTTAAGTTTCGTAttaaagctggtatctcagtaagtAGTTGTTGCAATGTATTAAAACTTAACACACTTATTGACTGTAATGATATGACAGCAGTGCACATGTAACGGTTTCGACTTTCCGAATTTTTATGTCGCAGTCTGTTCTCTTATTAAGCATCCTAAATGGGGAAAGTTTcttaatgttttcattattttaacctTTTTAGTGACAAGAGTTTTGAATAGTCGAGCCTTGCTGTTCTCTGACAGCTGCTTCATTGATCGTTCTCAGAAGAAGGATTGCCTTTCCCTTATGACTGAGGGCCCTGATTGGAACAGTGGTTCCTGGTGGGAAGAGCAAACCTGAATAGAAGAGTGAGCCCTGGCGGGAACAGCGGTCCCTTGTGGGAAGAACAGCCCCAGGTGGGAAGAATATGCCCTGATTGGAAGAGTGGGTCCTGCTGGGAAAAGCTGGCCCTTTTGGAAAAAGTGGAATCCGATTGGAAGTGTTGGCTCTTATGGGAAGAGTGGGCCCAGATTGTAAGAGTTGGCCCTGGTGCGAAGAATGGGCTCTGATTTGAAGTGCGGACCCTGGTGGAAAGAACGGTCCCTGTTGGGAACAGTGGACCCTGATTGGAAGTGTGGGTTCCGATGGGGAGTGTGGGCCCCAAATTAGAAGAATGGGTCATGATGAGAAGAGTGGTCCCTGGTGGGAAGAGCGGCCCAAGATTGAAATAGTGAGTCCTGATTGGAAGCGTGGGCCGGCTCCTGGTGGAAATTGTGGACCCTGATTGAAATAGTGGTGAAAAGAGTGGTCCATATTTGGAAGAGTGAGCCGGTCCCTGGTGGAAAAAACGGTCCCAGGTGAGAAGAATGGGCCCTAAATTGAAGAGTGGGCTCTGATGGAAAGAGTGGGCCAAGATTGGAAGAGTGTGCCACAGAGAGAAGAGCGGTCCCTGGTGGGAAGAGCGGCCCTAAGTGAGAAGAGCGGGCCCTGGTTGGAAGAGTGGGCCCTGGTGGGAAGAGTTGCCCATACTAGTAATTGGAAAAGTGGGCCCTGATTGGAAGAGCGGCCTTGGTGTGAAGAGCGGCCCCTGATGGAAAGTGTAGGCAAAGAATGAAAGAGTTGGCTCTGATAGGAAGTGTCGGCCCAGATTGGAAGCGTGGGCCCTGGTTGGGAGACGGCTCTGATTGGAAGAGTGGGCTCTGATGGGAAGGGCGGCCCTAGTGGGAAGAGCGGCACCTGATTGGAAGAGTCGGCCCTGGTGGTGAGAGCCGGCCCTGAATGGGCCCTGACTAGAAGAGTGGGTCCTGATTGGAAGAGTGGGCCCTGGCGGCAAGAGCGGCCCTAAGTGAGAAGAGCGGGCCCTGATTGGAAGAGTGGGCCCTGGTGGGAAGAGTTGCCCATACTAGTAATTGGAAAAGTGGGCCCTGATTGGAAGAGCGGCCTTGGTGTGAAGAGCGGCCCCTGATGGAAAGTGTAGGCAAAGAATGAAAGAGTTGGCTCTGATAGGAAGTGTCGGCCCAGATTGGAAGCGTGGGCCCTGGTTGGGAGACGGCTCTGATTGGAAGAGTGGGCTCTGATGGGAAGGGCGGCCCTAGTGGGAAGAGCGGCACCTGATTGGAAGAGTCGGCCCTGGTGGTGAGAGCCGGCCCTGAATGGGCCCTGACTAGAAGAGTGGACTCTGATGGAAAGAGTAGACCTAGATGGGAAGAGTGGGTCCTGATTGGAAGAGTGAGTCCAAATTAAAAACGAGTGGAACGAGTGGACCCTCGTTTTCTGAAGTGTGGGACCTGGTGGGAAAGTATGATTGGTTATCGAAGAATGGACAGAGTTATTATTCCCAACCATTATCGCCTGCAGGTCACAACAATAACTTATTAAATTAATGGATACTGCAGAATACATAAATAACACTACGACACTTGGAAACGAAAGCAACTCTGCTAAACAAAGTACTACAAGGCTGTAAACAGTAGTTCAAACAACACTACAACACTGGGAAATAAAAACAAGTATGCCTCAAACAGCGGTTGACAACAATAAAGATTTTGCAGTAcataaaacaaaattgcaataattaAACATGTCACCATATAACTGCGATCATCTAACACGTCCAGTCAGATACCTGAAGAGTTAAAAGTAATGAAAGATGGTAGTGTCAATGATCgattcttttatttcaaaaatttgaaaaaatgccCGAATGCTAGTCCATACGTCTTACCGTAAGAACGTCATTGAGCATGAAAGTACTTTTCCGTGCCACATTTGACCGATATTATTGACAGCTACATAGCGCTTAGCCCTTTAATCTGTGGTATGTGTATTTAAGTAGGAAAATATTGCATGTAACTATGATAAGGTATAGCTTATTATGCCTCCACCTATAagtacaaagtgctcaaggttagCACTATGTCTGTCGTCCATCGTTCACAATAtcactgttaacattctagaggttacaattttagCCGAATCGTACTGAAACTTAGAATGTTGCATTTACGGAACGTCGATAACGTTAGAAACCAGGTCGTCTTCTTAGTTCAGACACTGGTTGACTAGGTAAAAATCACAGAAAACATAAACTAGAGTCGATCCTCGAAAAAATAGGCCGTGATTTTATATTTCGACCTTGCAAGAATTAATCTTTGTCATTATACAATCTAGATCTAGTTTGAAAGGGATTTTTTGGGACTAAAAAATTGTGCCATGAGGTTATATCATagaaatcaaagtactgagagtacagaaaggctggctaccacaaaataCTGGATGAaatctgtgcgggaaagatgtttgcaaaatcttagatattattgGTTTTCCATATCAATCTAAGGCGAGCGAGTATTGACGTGATGAACCgtcttgattaacttgtgaatgtaatgtaaggatattacagactacagatggtgaaaaaaaacattgtgtttgcttTATTGGGGATAACATAACTAGTGAGACAAACGACACATAATGCTCACCTGGTTTATTCGAGAAAcgtagtttatcaaatgtaaaacaTGGTTTatcggtcgatatattaggattaaaaAGTTAACCATGAATTTCGGGTGTGAACATAGGTCCACGTTTGTAAACCCAAgctaaagttcaatcgagaaacctagtttatcgaacgtaaacatgggttcaagagcgtaaactatggtttacgcctgttgtcctatgttttcgctcgaaaatatatgttagtattcgataatcctagtttttcgaccaagaatgtaattgTTTGATTATTGGATTGTCGCGAACCattgtttacgggcgtgaacctatgtttacgaccatgaacttgagGTTATGAGATGAATcatagtttacgaatgtgaaGCTAGGTTTACGTTCAGTAaaattggtttctcgaacaaaactctGATTTTTGGTCGTactcctatgttcacgagcgtgaacctatgtttacggtcgtaaacccattttcacggtcgtaaacttaagttctcgatcgttGACATatgttcacgtccgtaaactatggtttacactcgtgaaccctggattacgcccgtaaacataggttcacactcgtGAACTTAGATTAACGAACGAAATTCATAACTCATAAAAAGACGAgtttaaacctgggttcacgggcgtaaACTATGGTCAACacccgttatcttatgtttcgctcgaaaatatatgttagtatctgataatcctagtttttcgaccaagaatgtagTTATTTGATTATTGGATTGTcgagaaccattgtttacgggcgtgaacgtatgtttacgaccatgaacttgggtttacgagatgaaccatagtttacgaatgtgaacctaggtttacgttcagtaaaattggtttctcgaacaaaactctGATTTTTGGTCGTactcctatgttcacgagcgtgaacctatgtttacggtcgtaatcccattttcacggtcgtaaacttaagttctcgatcgttgacatatgt
It includes:
- the LOC123526375 gene encoding beta-1,4-mannosyltransferase egh-like, with the protein product MLRPAKMKLSRTGSHMCENMSRWLQTIGSAFLHVLTICLLCFCIYFVNMVFGTTNDQSHLHPVESYGYLVSIMLYILRSIPYLSIPFGLTNILGIVTMNTFPPAPTLQDVKAKIPFMCFRVVTRGLYPDLVKRNVERNIETCYKVGLDNFKFEVVTDNVLNLPKSALVRELVVPNDYVTKNNSLFKARALQYCCEPSVNILSNDDWVVHLDEETLLTESSTIGLANFASQKHGDVGQGVISYANEEIVNWWTTLADSVRVSVDMGMMRFSFKKLGCPLMGFKGSYIIAKESVEKDVGFDFGPKGSVAEDVMFALVAWSRGYKFNFVEGEMWEKSPFTLGDYIKQRKRWFVGHMYTLLSEEIPFKCKIGMIPTDLGWFLLVGNILNFPASFAFPIPLPLVLNVIAGSMGGLILFLFVFGSIKSFSLRKYGLFRKTLLIFATVPVIPLAACLDAAASVYGFYTRNSGGFHIVKKETSQLSQKSEPGKTVDNVV